In Luteolibacter sp. Y139, a genomic segment contains:
- a CDS encoding DUF1501 domain-containing protein: MSHHRITASDVVLDRREFLQRCGMGFGAMALGGLMEAGAAPAPHFAPKAKRVIHLFMNGGPSQVDTFDPKPKLQEFHGKSMPLDGLKTERPTGAALRSPFSFKKYGESGLEVSELFEHTAQHADDLCVVRSMTADVPNHEPSLMLMNCGDGRLSRPSMGSWISYGLGSENENLPSYVALCPGGMPIKRAENWRSAFLPGNFQGTYLDSSIEDVNRMIENLRNPSARDSRQARQIDFLRKINERHLDSRGHDPQLEARIRSFELAYRMQSEATDAFDVTKEPQHVRDMYGPGSFARQCLMARRLVERGVRFIQLWHGDGQPWDSHDDIEDHRRLAKECDQGIGALLADLKMRGLLDETLVLWGGEFGRTPAVELPQAGSNKGVMKGRDHNHYGFTVWMAGGGVKGGHVYGATDDFGYKAVEKPVHVHDLHATMLQLLGFDHEKLTYHYSGRDFRLTDVHGKVVSDLLA, from the coding sequence ATGTCCCATCACCGCATCACCGCTTCCGATGTCGTTCTCGATCGCCGCGAATTCTTGCAGCGGTGCGGGATGGGCTTCGGTGCGATGGCGCTGGGAGGTTTGATGGAAGCGGGTGCCGCGCCAGCACCCCATTTCGCGCCGAAGGCGAAGCGGGTGATCCATCTTTTCATGAACGGCGGTCCGTCGCAGGTGGACACCTTCGACCCGAAGCCGAAGTTGCAGGAGTTTCATGGCAAGTCGATGCCACTCGATGGCTTGAAGACCGAGCGGCCGACGGGTGCGGCACTGCGTTCGCCGTTTTCGTTCAAGAAGTATGGGGAGAGCGGACTGGAGGTCAGTGAGCTGTTCGAGCACACCGCGCAGCATGCGGATGACTTGTGCGTGGTGAGGTCGATGACGGCGGATGTGCCGAATCACGAGCCGTCGTTGATGCTGATGAATTGCGGTGACGGGCGCTTGTCGCGGCCTTCGATGGGTTCGTGGATCAGCTATGGTCTCGGCAGTGAGAACGAGAACCTGCCGTCCTACGTGGCGCTGTGTCCGGGTGGGATGCCGATCAAGCGCGCGGAGAACTGGCGCTCCGCATTCTTGCCGGGGAATTTCCAAGGCACCTACCTCGACAGCTCGATCGAAGATGTGAACCGGATGATCGAGAACCTGCGAAATCCCTCGGCACGCGACAGCCGGCAGGCGCGGCAGATCGATTTCCTGAGGAAGATCAACGAGCGCCATCTTGATTCGCGTGGTCATGATCCGCAGCTTGAGGCGAGGATCCGGAGCTTCGAGCTGGCGTATCGGATGCAGAGTGAGGCGACGGATGCCTTTGATGTGACGAAGGAGCCGCAGCATGTGCGCGACATGTATGGGCCGGGCTCCTTTGCCAGGCAGTGCCTGATGGCGCGGCGGTTGGTCGAGCGCGGGGTGCGGTTTATCCAGCTATGGCATGGCGATGGCCAGCCGTGGGATAGTCACGACGACATTGAGGATCACCGCCGCTTGGCGAAGGAGTGTGATCAGGGGATCGGTGCCTTGCTTGCGGATTTGAAGATGCGCGGCTTGCTGGATGAGACGCTGGTCCTGTGGGGCGGCGAGTTTGGCCGCACGCCGGCGGTCGAGCTGCCGCAAGCTGGGTCTAACAAAGGCGTGATGAAGGGGCGCGATCACAATCACTATGGCTTCACCGTGTGGATGGCCGGTGGTGGGGTGAAGGGCGGCCACGTTTATGGTGCGACTGACGACTTCGGCTACAAGGCGGTTGAGAAGCCAGTGCACGTCCATGACTTGCATGCGACGATGCTCCAGCTGTTAGGATTCGATCACGAGAAGCTTACCTACCACTACTCGGGCCGGGATTTCCGGCTGACGGACGTGCATGGGAAAGTGGTGAGCGACCTTTTGGCGTGA
- a CDS encoding TatD family hydrolase: MKYIEPHAHMVSRTTDDYEKLALAGCAALCEPAFWAGFDRSSPQGFYDYYRQLTEYEPKRAAKYGIPHFCWLCINPKEAEDAVFAREVMAIIPEFLKQPTVLGIGEIGLNKNTKSELAIFEEHVQLALDHDLPILIHTPHLEDKLKGTKLILDALASFSKLNRGKVIIDHVEEHTVNLVQEQGYWAGMTLYPESKCTPNRAIDMLETCDSDRLWLNSACDWGVSDPLAVVKCGFEMKRRKHSAEDIERVLYENPKRFLSQSPNFKL, translated from the coding sequence ATGAAATACATCGAGCCCCACGCCCACATGGTCAGCCGCACGACGGATGACTATGAAAAGCTCGCCCTCGCCGGTTGCGCCGCCCTCTGTGAGCCCGCCTTCTGGGCCGGCTTCGACCGCTCCTCGCCGCAGGGATTCTACGACTACTACCGTCAGCTCACCGAGTATGAGCCGAAGCGAGCCGCGAAATACGGCATCCCCCATTTCTGCTGGCTGTGCATCAACCCGAAGGAAGCCGAGGACGCCGTCTTCGCCCGCGAGGTGATGGCCATCATCCCCGAGTTCCTCAAGCAGCCCACCGTGCTCGGCATCGGCGAGATCGGCCTGAACAAGAACACCAAGAGCGAGCTCGCGATCTTCGAGGAGCACGTCCAGCTCGCGCTCGATCACGACCTGCCGATCCTGATCCACACCCCCCACCTCGAGGACAAGCTCAAGGGCACCAAGCTGATCCTCGACGCACTCGCCTCATTCTCGAAGCTCAACCGCGGCAAGGTCATCATCGACCACGTCGAGGAACATACGGTGAACCTCGTACAAGAGCAGGGCTACTGGGCCGGCATGACCCTCTACCCGGAAAGCAAGTGCACGCCGAACCGCGCGATCGACATGCTGGAGACCTGCGACAGCGACCGGCTGTGGCTGAACTCCGCCTGCGATTGGGGTGTCTCCGATCCCTTGGCCGTCGTGAAATGCGGCTTTGAAATGAAGCGCCGCAAGCACTCCGCCGAGGATATCGAGCGCGTGCTTTACGAAAATCCGAAGCGCTTCCTCAGCCAGTCGCCGAACTTCAAGCTGTAG
- a CDS encoding sigma-70 family RNA polymerase sigma factor, with amino-acid sequence MMNASQNPDEGEVSEAFVSELTNHQTAMLAFIRALMPGSSGARDLLQEVNIILWQKRAQFEPGTSFKAWAFQVTRYHLMNHRRRLASKGWLIFDDDLVERISPALEADPEELESRHQALHLCLSKLRPKDRDLLQHRYASGAPLNDYAKVINRSAGTLKATLFNLRSSLRKCIERRFHEQGIPLP; translated from the coding sequence ATGATGAACGCGTCCCAAAATCCGGACGAGGGCGAAGTCTCCGAAGCTTTCGTCAGCGAGCTGACCAACCACCAGACAGCCATGCTGGCCTTTATCCGTGCCCTGATGCCGGGGTCCTCCGGCGCCCGCGACCTGCTGCAGGAGGTGAACATCATCCTGTGGCAAAAGCGCGCCCAGTTCGAGCCCGGGACCAGCTTCAAGGCGTGGGCGTTTCAAGTGACCCGCTACCACCTCATGAACCACCGGCGGCGGCTGGCCTCGAAGGGCTGGCTGATCTTCGACGATGACCTGGTAGAGCGCATTTCCCCGGCGCTGGAAGCGGATCCGGAGGAGCTGGAATCCCGGCACCAGGCGCTGCACCTCTGTCTTTCCAAGCTCCGGCCGAAGGATCGCGACCTGCTCCAGCATCGCTACGCCAGCGGTGCGCCGCTCAATGATTACGCCAAGGTCATCAATCGCAGCGCTGGCACGCTCAAGGCCACGCTTTTCAATCTCCGCAGCTCGCTCCGGAAGTGCATCGAACGGCGCTTCCACGAACAGGGCATTCCTCTTCCATGA
- a CDS encoding hemolysin family protein: protein MFALFEIALILVLLVCNGVFAMTEIAIVSSRRAVLQARADAGGKGAARALKLGESPNQFLSTVQIGITLVTLINGAFGGASLGLRLSEWLKPFGIFGNFTEEISMAVVMSLLTYVSIVVGELVPKRLAMQYAESIASIMSLPMAWLSKVSSPFVRLLSWSTSKLLCLFGVKESEESKLSREEMNVLIREGMVAGGVDRNESRMMEGVLGFEKLDVYDIMIPRPKMVWIDREESHAQVWPRIVKSTQGVFPVYQGQRDNLVGVVSVKDCYAQLAAGIEVKFQNLMQPPLLVPEVQKASLLLEDFRRTGHHAAFVVDEFGGVIGMVTLIDLMEAIVGDVPSKEERLTMPIKQRKDGSWLIDGLFEIEKLDAFLKGFAPPDGAGDEYQTLAGWFSQRLSRVPTEGDEIEEHGWRFEIMDMDGIRVDKVLATRVPAKPKK, encoded by the coding sequence ATGTTTGCTCTCTTTGAAATTGCGCTGATCCTGGTGCTGCTGGTCTGCAACGGGGTCTTTGCGATGACCGAAATCGCCATCGTCTCGTCGCGCCGGGCCGTGCTTCAGGCGCGGGCCGATGCCGGTGGCAAGGGTGCCGCACGGGCGCTGAAGCTCGGGGAGTCGCCGAATCAGTTCCTGTCCACGGTCCAGATCGGCATCACCCTGGTCACTCTCATCAACGGTGCTTTCGGTGGTGCCAGTCTTGGTCTCCGCCTTTCGGAGTGGCTCAAGCCGTTCGGTATCTTCGGGAATTTCACCGAGGAAATTTCGATGGCGGTGGTGATGTCCTTGCTGACCTATGTGTCGATCGTCGTGGGCGAGTTGGTGCCGAAGCGGCTGGCCATGCAATACGCGGAGAGCATCGCGAGCATCATGTCCTTGCCAATGGCCTGGCTGTCGAAGGTTTCGTCCCCGTTCGTAAGGCTGCTCTCGTGGTCCACGAGCAAGCTGCTTTGCTTGTTTGGCGTGAAGGAGAGCGAGGAATCGAAGCTTTCCCGCGAGGAAATGAACGTGCTGATCCGCGAGGGCATGGTGGCCGGCGGGGTGGATCGCAATGAGTCGCGGATGATGGAAGGCGTGCTCGGGTTCGAGAAGCTCGATGTCTACGACATCATGATCCCGCGTCCCAAGATGGTGTGGATTGATCGCGAGGAAAGCCATGCCCAGGTCTGGCCGCGGATCGTGAAGAGCACGCAGGGCGTGTTTCCGGTCTATCAGGGGCAGCGCGACAATCTGGTCGGCGTGGTCTCGGTGAAGGACTGCTACGCGCAGCTCGCCGCGGGGATCGAGGTGAAGTTCCAGAACCTGATGCAGCCGCCGCTGCTGGTGCCGGAGGTGCAGAAGGCGAGTCTCCTGTTAGAAGACTTCCGCCGCACGGGGCATCATGCGGCGTTCGTGGTGGACGAATTTGGCGGAGTGATCGGGATGGTGACTCTGATCGATTTGATGGAGGCGATTGTCGGCGACGTGCCGTCGAAGGAAGAGCGGCTCACGATGCCGATCAAGCAGCGCAAGGATGGCTCGTGGCTGATCGACGGGCTGTTCGAGATCGAGAAGCTGGATGCCTTCCTCAAGGGCTTCGCTCCACCGGATGGGGCGGGCGACGAGTATCAGACGCTGGCGGGCTGGTTTTCCCAGCGCCTCTCGCGTGTGCCGACCGAGGGCGACGAGATCGAAGAGCACGGCTGGCGCTTCGAGATCATGGACATGGACGGCATCCGCGTGGACAAGGTGCTGGCGACGCGGGTTCCGGCGAAGCCGAAGAAGTGA
- a CDS encoding DUF1549 and DUF1553 domain-containing protein: MRAPVILLALLSCASAAEKHWAYVAPVKAEVAGNPVDALLERAWEHAKLKPASLAAPHQWLERAAFTVTGLPPSDEQLKRIEANPDEATWKALVDELLASPAYGERWARHWMDVARYADTRGYNFDQDNRYPFAYTYRNWLIKAFNEDLPYDRFVKLQIAADQMVDRPDHPDLAALGFLTVGLRGGPVETIDDRVDVVSRGFLSSTVSCARCHDHKFDPITMRDYYSLYSIFDNTDEPDNKPVIGKADNEAEFQAYQAEAAKLEEKDLAVRQELVNHVRSKEALPNYLELAWRARKEDWNHGKATSEGFKRGRLRPNALMRWKDFLGENAGGERVKRWLGEMDAAADDNARKVLCEALAGEWLAAGEGSELAQLSSKDGCPLKYGVDRISEFMDVEDGNQRRARVGAMSKLMADHPGSPPRAMSLGDKKQWGQAVIFERGNPANRGATFDRQWLSFLGGGPYSEGESPRLSLAEKITDPANPLTARVIVNRVWAWHFGAPLAEPGDFGMQTPRPELLELLDTLAVSFQEKGQSLKELDRLLLTSKAFRLSAEGSRENDKIDEANTKFWKWNRRRLDFETMRDHVLATSGALDTSRTGGRSVNLDKSSSDARRSIYAFVDRYALPGTFVSFDLPHPDHHSPKRVETSVPQQALYFLNGRMVIRQAERVANDAAFKAQPDDRAKVLWIYQRLFQRVPAEDEIRAAQEWVESANPADYAPKLGGYWEVRHAPDTGAPTDDLSTFPMFANDVWKTGPDVSTAPIRWLNVGADGGHAGAHHAMVLRWRATGSGQVKMTAHLKRNQKGGDTLAWRIDGKGKPLAEAKISPEASVDVAGTWIDVKPGDTIDFVLRAPDGDACGSVNWTFVIEGRESESQPVMEVGNFAKQFPKSNDPAPGAQPANPWADLVQMLWASNEFHFVD; this comes from the coding sequence ATGCGTGCACCCGTCATCCTGCTGGCCTTGCTTTCCTGCGCTTCCGCGGCGGAGAAGCATTGGGCCTATGTGGCACCGGTGAAGGCGGAGGTGGCGGGGAATCCGGTGGATGCGCTGCTGGAGCGGGCCTGGGAACACGCGAAGCTGAAGCCAGCATCGCTCGCGGCACCGCACCAGTGGCTGGAGCGGGCGGCATTCACGGTCACGGGGTTGCCGCCGTCGGACGAGCAGCTGAAGCGGATCGAGGCGAATCCGGACGAGGCGACTTGGAAGGCGTTGGTCGATGAACTGCTCGCGAGTCCAGCCTATGGGGAGCGCTGGGCGAGGCACTGGATGGATGTGGCGCGTTATGCCGACACGCGCGGGTATAATTTCGACCAGGATAATCGCTACCCGTTCGCCTACACTTATCGGAATTGGCTGATCAAAGCCTTCAACGAGGATTTGCCGTACGACCGCTTCGTGAAGTTGCAAATCGCAGCGGATCAGATGGTGGATCGGCCGGATCATCCGGATCTTGCGGCGCTGGGGTTTCTGACCGTGGGTCTGCGTGGCGGGCCGGTGGAGACGATCGATGACCGGGTGGATGTGGTAAGCCGCGGCTTTCTTTCCAGCACTGTTTCGTGCGCGCGTTGCCACGATCACAAGTTTGATCCGATCACGATGCGAGATTACTACTCGCTCTACTCGATTTTCGACAATACCGACGAACCGGATAACAAGCCGGTGATTGGGAAGGCGGACAACGAGGCTGAGTTTCAAGCCTATCAGGCGGAGGCGGCGAAGTTGGAGGAGAAGGATCTGGCCGTGCGGCAAGAACTCGTCAACCACGTGCGCTCGAAGGAGGCTCTGCCGAATTACCTCGAACTCGCGTGGCGGGCGCGGAAGGAGGATTGGAATCATGGCAAGGCCACGAGCGAGGGCTTCAAACGCGGCCGGCTTCGTCCCAATGCCTTGATGCGGTGGAAGGATTTTCTTGGCGAGAATGCCGGTGGTGAGCGTGTGAAGCGCTGGCTCGGGGAGATGGATGCGGCGGCGGATGACAATGCGCGCAAGGTGCTCTGTGAGGCGCTTGCGGGTGAATGGCTCGCTGCGGGTGAGGGGAGTGAACTCGCGCAGCTTTCCTCGAAGGATGGCTGTCCGCTGAAGTACGGCGTGGATCGTATTTCGGAATTCATGGACGTGGAGGATGGCAATCAGCGCCGTGCCCGCGTTGGCGCGATGAGCAAGCTGATGGCGGATCATCCCGGTTCGCCGCCGCGTGCGATGAGCCTGGGCGACAAGAAGCAGTGGGGGCAGGCGGTGATTTTCGAGCGTGGGAATCCGGCGAATCGTGGCGCGACCTTTGACCGCCAGTGGCTGTCGTTCCTGGGTGGTGGCCCGTATTCGGAAGGTGAGAGCCCGCGGCTTTCGCTGGCGGAGAAGATTACGGATCCAGCGAATCCGCTGACGGCGCGGGTGATCGTGAATCGCGTGTGGGCGTGGCATTTCGGTGCGCCGCTGGCGGAGCCGGGTGATTTCGGGATGCAGACGCCACGGCCGGAGTTGTTAGAGCTGCTCGATACGCTGGCGGTGAGTTTTCAGGAGAAGGGACAATCGCTGAAGGAGCTGGACCGGCTGTTGCTGACGTCGAAGGCCTTCAGGCTTTCGGCTGAAGGTTCGCGCGAGAATGACAAGATCGACGAGGCGAACACGAAGTTCTGGAAGTGGAATCGCCGGCGTCTCGACTTCGAGACGATGCGGGATCATGTGCTGGCCACGAGCGGGGCGCTCGACACGAGTCGCACCGGTGGGCGCTCGGTGAATCTCGACAAGTCTTCGTCGGATGCGCGGCGGAGCATCTACGCGTTCGTGGATCGCTATGCCTTGCCCGGCACCTTTGTGTCGTTCGACTTGCCGCACCCGGATCATCACAGCCCGAAGCGGGTGGAAACGTCGGTGCCGCAGCAGGCGCTGTATTTCCTCAATGGGCGGATGGTGATCCGGCAGGCGGAGCGGGTGGCGAATGACGCTGCGTTCAAGGCTCAGCCTGATGACCGGGCGAAGGTGCTGTGGATCTATCAGAGATTGTTCCAGCGGGTGCCGGCGGAGGACGAGATTCGCGCCGCGCAGGAATGGGTCGAGAGTGCGAATCCAGCGGACTACGCACCTAAGCTCGGTGGCTATTGGGAAGTCCGCCATGCGCCGGACACCGGTGCACCGACGGATGATCTGAGCACTTTCCCGATGTTTGCGAACGATGTTTGGAAGACAGGTCCGGATGTTTCGACTGCGCCGATCCGCTGGCTCAATGTAGGGGCCGATGGCGGCCATGCCGGGGCGCATCACGCGATGGTTCTGCGCTGGCGGGCCACAGGGTCCGGGCAGGTGAAGATGACCGCGCACCTCAAGCGCAATCAGAAGGGTGGGGACACCCTGGCGTGGCGCATCGATGGCAAGGGCAAGCCGCTCGCCGAGGCGAAGATTTCGCCGGAAGCTTCTGTCGATGTCGCAGGCACCTGGATCGACGTGAAACCGGGAGATACGATTGATTTCGTACTTCGTGCTCCGGATGGAGATGCCTGCGGGAGCGTGAACTGGACGTTCGTCATTGAAGGCCGGGAAAGCGAGTCGCAGCCAGTGATGGAGGTCGGGAATTTCGCCAAGCAGTTTCCGAAGTCCAATGACCCTGCACCCGGTGCGCAGCCGGCGAATCCATGGGCGGACCTGGTGCAGATGCTCTGGGCATCGAACGAGTTTCACTTTGTCGACTGA
- a CDS encoding endonuclease/exonuclease/phosphatase family protein encodes MRKTLPLLLALTIPAAAVEIRVATYNIGAHFTAEGFPDYSLGDPGTADHDNVRDVLDRIDADVVALQEIASADVSGAPDDLDALAASLGYPYIYTAPTASAPPLTGPIDTTLRVVFLSRFPFITTSAVRSPEGARELTRLDPVVKVDVPGTTRDLLLISAHLKSGTAAADKFRRAVEFKRLAGHLGALGLTNDDNYIIMGDFNLSSSNATYNAFPADMPASYDLGDDIPFPLTYSTNPLSYFTTPSVTKLDLRQVNGSTATFQSGSAIDLIMVSPAIAGRPVDSEVYNSTLDTSNSVGLPKAGSPLAAGASAAASDHYAVFADLELDSDSPNLDLTLSPSTLNEGQPDGAATLTVTLPATRASAVTVALSSDDPGATPVSPTIIIPAGSLSGSTGVHAPRNFITDPQRSITFTATASAYDPDSAVLQLNDVDGPYIIASAGQPVTEKFTTFDGTHDPAPWTTSGGLTWRGSDSGTSITSGLRSYGSGTDGSLGILPNGTGTGTGTTATATFVNQSGAPLTGLQIGFDVEQWRAALNGAADSLSASVFFDGQTFPLPGLSHVASQSQPTGPITGGLTTAKSASLSGLSIPADASFELRVAFTPGAGSGALPSDVFVNEFHYDNASTDTGEFVEIAVGPGYSGALSGISLVLYNGTGGVTYATHTLDTFTLGTTTASGHRLFSKLISGIQNDIDGMAVVAGGTVQEFISYEGSFAATNGPASGMTSTNIGVSQVGTETAGQSALGRTGTGGNRADFTWQKFTGVAHSPGQPNQGQSFVLPTLPSQGLAIDNLSVTGISDGDFDGDGIANSLDPDDDNDGQSDADELAFGTNPFNASSIFRPILSHSGGLTLSFPGANGITYTVEKSTNLTAWSTLSTHPGAGQTIAVTLPTADPAMFFRVKVGP; translated from the coding sequence GTGCGAAAAACCCTCCCCTTGCTGCTCGCCCTGACGATCCCGGCTGCCGCCGTGGAGATCCGCGTCGCGACCTACAACATCGGCGCGCACTTCACCGCCGAAGGCTTCCCCGACTACAGCCTCGGCGACCCCGGCACCGCCGATCACGACAACGTCCGCGACGTGCTCGACCGCATCGATGCCGACGTGGTCGCCCTCCAGGAAATCGCCTCCGCGGACGTCTCCGGCGCCCCGGACGACCTCGACGCCTTGGCTGCCAGTCTGGGCTACCCCTACATCTACACCGCGCCCACCGCCTCCGCCCCGCCGCTGACCGGACCGATCGATACCACCCTGCGGGTCGTCTTCCTCTCTCGCTTTCCATTCATCACCACCAGCGCCGTGCGCTCGCCGGAAGGTGCGAGGGAACTCACTCGCTTGGACCCCGTCGTGAAAGTCGATGTCCCCGGCACCACTCGCGACCTGCTCCTCATTTCCGCCCACTTGAAATCCGGCACCGCCGCCGCGGACAAGTTCCGCCGCGCCGTCGAATTCAAGCGACTGGCCGGCCACCTCGGGGCCCTCGGCCTGACCAACGACGACAACTACATCATCATGGGCGACTTCAACCTGTCGTCGTCCAACGCCACCTACAATGCCTTCCCGGCCGACATGCCGGCCAGCTACGACTTGGGCGACGACATTCCCTTCCCCCTCACCTACTCGACCAATCCGCTCTCCTATTTCACCACCCCTTCGGTGACGAAGCTCGACCTGCGCCAGGTCAACGGCTCCACAGCCACCTTTCAAAGCGGATCGGCCATCGACCTCATTATGGTCTCACCCGCCATCGCCGGCAGGCCGGTGGACAGTGAGGTCTACAACTCGACCCTCGACACTTCTAACAGCGTCGGCTTGCCGAAGGCAGGCTCTCCCCTGGCAGCAGGCGCCAGCGCCGCAGCATCCGATCACTACGCAGTCTTTGCCGATCTGGAGTTGGACTCCGATTCTCCCAATCTCGATCTCACACTCTCGCCTTCCACGCTTAATGAAGGCCAACCAGACGGCGCCGCCACGCTCACCGTCACCCTGCCTGCCACCCGGGCAAGCGCAGTGACCGTCGCGCTTTCCTCGGATGACCCCGGCGCCACGCCCGTCTCACCCACCATCATCATCCCGGCAGGCAGCCTCAGCGGAAGCACTGGCGTTCACGCTCCCCGGAACTTCATCACCGATCCACAGCGCAGCATCACGTTCACAGCTACCGCCTCCGCCTACGATCCGGATAGCGCCGTGCTCCAACTCAACGACGTGGATGGCCCCTACATCATCGCCTCCGCAGGCCAGCCGGTCACCGAGAAATTCACCACCTTCGACGGCACCCACGATCCCGCCCCGTGGACTACCTCCGGTGGTCTCACCTGGCGCGGCAGCGACAGCGGCACCTCCATCACAAGCGGACTGCGCTCCTACGGCAGCGGCACGGATGGATCCCTCGGCATCTTGCCGAATGGCACCGGCACCGGCACCGGCACCACCGCCACCGCTACCTTCGTCAATCAATCCGGCGCACCACTCACCGGCCTGCAAATCGGCTTCGATGTCGAGCAATGGCGAGCCGCCCTCAATGGCGCAGCGGACAGCCTGAGCGCATCCGTATTCTTCGACGGGCAAACCTTCCCGCTACCCGGCCTTTCCCACGTCGCCAGCCAATCCCAGCCAACCGGCCCGATCACCGGAGGGCTGACGACCGCGAAGTCCGCAAGTCTCTCGGGACTTTCAATTCCAGCAGATGCTTCTTTCGAGTTGCGAGTCGCCTTCACACCGGGGGCAGGCAGCGGCGCCCTGCCTTCGGATGTCTTCGTGAACGAGTTCCACTACGACAACGCGAGCACCGATACCGGCGAGTTCGTCGAAATCGCCGTGGGACCCGGTTACTCGGGTGCACTCTCGGGCATCTCGCTCGTGCTCTACAATGGCACCGGCGGTGTCACCTACGCCACCCATACTCTCGATACCTTCACCCTCGGCACGACGACCGCGTCAGGCCATCGGCTCTTCTCAAAGCTCATCTCCGGCATTCAGAATGATATCGATGGAATGGCCGTCGTTGCAGGCGGAACGGTTCAGGAATTCATTTCCTACGAAGGATCATTCGCTGCCACCAACGGCCCCGCCAGCGGCATGACTTCCACCAATATCGGTGTGAGCCAGGTCGGCACCGAAACTGCCGGACAATCCGCGCTCGGCCGCACCGGCACCGGCGGAAACAGGGCCGACTTCACTTGGCAGAAGTTCACCGGCGTCGCCCACTCCCCCGGCCAACCGAACCAAGGACAAAGCTTCGTTCTGCCCACGCTTCCCTCCCAAGGCCTCGCCATCGACAACCTCAGCGTCACCGGTATCTCCGACGGCGACTTCGATGGCGACGGCATCGCCAACAGCCTCGATCCCGACGACGACAATGATGGCCAGTCCGACGCCGACGAACTCGCCTTCGGCACGAACCCCTTCAATGCCTCCTCGATCTTCCGCCCCATCCTCTCTCACTCGGGCGGACTCACCCTGAGCTTTCCGGGAGCCAATGGCATCACCTACACGGTGGAGAAGAGCACCAACCTCACCGCCTGGAGCACGCTCTCCACTCATCCCGGTGCCGGACAAACCATTGCCGTGACCCTGCCCACGGCGGATCCGGCGATGTTCTTCCGCGTGAAAGTCGGACCATAA
- a CDS encoding TerC family protein, with protein MPEIPVSWWIAFNAFVIFMLALDLGVFNRKAHVVKVKEALGWTAVWIVFAMIFNGWVWWKLGAKAGEEFFAGYLLEKSLSVDNVFVFAVIFSFFKVPREYQHKVLFWGIFGALALRAIMIAGGAALITSAAWIIYFFAAWLVYTGIKMFSHDDDSVDPGKSIAVRLLKRMMPMTQSYVGSKFLVKQDGKWFATPLLAVLLCVEVTDVIFAVDSIPAIFAITTDTFIVYTSNVFAILGLRALYFAIAGILPYFHYLKHGLGVILIFVGVKMSLAHTPWKIDMHVSLGVIVGVLVISVIASIIHRKRHPLPPAETPEEAVEAEIAEKEKE; from the coding sequence ATGCCTGAGATACCTGTCAGCTGGTGGATAGCCTTCAATGCGTTCGTGATTTTCATGCTGGCGCTCGACCTCGGCGTCTTCAATCGGAAGGCGCATGTGGTGAAGGTGAAGGAGGCGCTTGGCTGGACCGCGGTGTGGATCGTCTTCGCGATGATCTTCAACGGCTGGGTGTGGTGGAAGCTGGGAGCGAAGGCGGGTGAGGAGTTCTTCGCGGGCTACCTGTTGGAAAAGTCGCTGTCGGTGGACAATGTCTTCGTCTTCGCGGTGATCTTCTCCTTCTTCAAGGTGCCGCGTGAGTACCAGCACAAGGTGTTGTTCTGGGGCATCTTCGGAGCGTTGGCCTTGCGCGCGATCATGATCGCGGGCGGAGCGGCGCTGATCACGAGTGCGGCTTGGATCATCTATTTCTTCGCCGCCTGGCTGGTCTATACCGGGATCAAGATGTTCTCCCACGATGACGATTCCGTGGACCCGGGGAAGAGCATCGCGGTGCGATTGCTGAAACGCATGATGCCGATGACCCAGAGCTACGTCGGCTCGAAGTTTCTCGTGAAGCAGGACGGCAAGTGGTTCGCGACACCTTTGCTCGCGGTGCTCCTTTGCGTGGAAGTGACGGACGTGATTTTCGCGGTCGATTCGATTCCAGCGATCTTCGCGATCACGACGGACACGTTCATCGTCTATACCTCGAACGTCTTCGCGATCCTCGGACTGCGGGCGTTGTATTTCGCGATCGCGGGCATTCTGCCGTACTTCCATTATCTGAAGCACGGGCTGGGAGTGATCCTGATCTTCGTGGGTGTGAAAATGTCGCTGGCCCATACCCCATGGAAGATCGACATGCACGTCTCGCTGGGGGTGATCGTCGGCGTGCTGGTGATTTCGGTCATCGCCTCGATCATCCACCGGAAACGCCATCCCTTGCCGCCGGCCGAAACGCCTGAGGAGGCGGTGGAAGCTGAGATTGCGGAGAAGGAAAAGGAATGA